Below is a window of Candidatus Atribacteria bacterium DNA.
TAATGCCGGAGTCAAATATAGCAAGGGCGGAATTGAGGTAGATTCCGAATATAAAACATCAGTTAAGCATATTTACGCTGTAGGAGATTGTAATGGCGGCATGATGTTTTCCCATGCTGCCATGCATCAGGGAATGTTTGCCATTATGAATGCTGTAAGTCCTTTTGCAGTTTTTAAATATAGAAATTATGTAATTCCCTGGACTGTTTTTACCGAGCCACAAGTTTCATTTGTTGGTATGAACGAAGAGGAATTGAAGAAAAAAGGAATTAAATATAAAGCATATATTGCCAAATACGAAAATTATGGTGCTGCTATTGCAGAAAATGTAAGTGTTGGTTATGTAAAGGTATTTGCTAATTCTTTGGGTAGAGTCTTTGGTGTAACTATTGTAGGTGATGGTTCAGGGGAGATGATCAATGAATGGGCACTAATTATTCAGAAAAAAATTAGATTGTATAGTGTGGTGTTTTTGGCACATTCATTCCCCACCATGGGTTTCTTGAGCAAACGAGTGGCGGAACAGTGGATGATGGAGAAAATGAAGAGTAACCTGGTGAAAAATATATGCAGATTTTTTTACAGAAAATTATAGTGAGAAAAGTATAAATGAATAGACTCATTCAAAAAATTAGAGAAGCATTAAAAGAAAATATTGATGAAAAAACTCAAAAAAATTCTCAGCGATTTTTTAAAGAGGAAGTCAAGTGCTATGGTGTAAAAACTGCAGAATGTAGTAAAATTGCCAGCCAATTTTGGAAAAAAGTAAAAACTTTAAAAAAACCGGAAATATTTGCTTTATGTGAGTCACTTTTTTCTTCGGATTATTGCGAGGAAGCCTATATGGTTAGCTCCTGGTTACCCAAAATGTCGAATCAGTTTGAACGGAATGACTGGGGAATATTTAAAGGCTGGATTGACAGATATATCAATAACTGGGCAAAGTGTGACACATTTTGTAACCATACTGTGGGAGATTTTCTCATGAAATATCCCGAATTTATTCATAAGTTAAAAAAATGGACTCATTCAAACAACCGCTGGATGAAAAGGGCAGCGGCTGTGTCCCTTATTATTCCTGCCAAAAAGGGCTATTTCACGAGTGATGTTTTTGAGATTTGCGACCGATTACTTTTAGATCAAGACGATATGGTTCAAAAAGGTTATGGCTGGTTGCTTAAAGTTACAAGTCAAGTGCATCAAAAAGAGGTTTTTGATTATGTAATGAATAATAAAGAGAACATGCCCCGTACTGCTCTTAGATATGCCATTGAAAAGATGCCCCCATTATTAAGGCGGGAAGCGATGAAACGATAGAAGGTTAAAAAAAGACAATCTCCACACTGTACCATACTTATGGGGTAAAGATTGAGAGATAGAGAATGTGAGTTTATCTCTAATGATAAGTATGGTACAGTCCAATCAAAGAAATCTTTGGTAAGTATAGGGCAAGGTTACTGTTTGGTAAATGAATATTATCGATCGAATGTTTTATTCGGCTGAGAAAATAGGGATTAAATTTACTCTTTTTAGAATAGTAGGTTTAGGATAGAATATAAAAAATCTTTAGGCAGGTTTAAACCATGTCACATATAGTTGGGAAATCGGCTTATAAAAAATTAGAGGAAAGGCTTAATAGATTTCCTCAGGGAGCCCCTCCTTCTGAGACATTGTACCAGATATTAAGTCTCCTTTTCAGTGAAAAGGAAGCGGAGCTGGTCTCTCAACTTCCCATAAAACCTTTCACTGTTAAAACGGCCAGTCGAATAT
It encodes the following:
- a CDS encoding DNA alkylation repair protein, whose product is MNRLIQKIREALKENIDEKTQKNSQRFFKEEVKCYGVKTAECSKIASQFWKKVKTLKKPEIFALCESLFSSDYCEEAYMVSSWLPKMSNQFERNDWGIFKGWIDRYINNWAKCDTFCNHTVGDFLMKYPEFIHKLKKWTHSNNRWMKRAAAVSLIIPAKKGYFTSDVFEICDRLLLDQDDMVQKGYGWLLKVTSQVHQKEVFDYVMNNKENMPRTALRYAIEKMPPLLRREAMKR